The following proteins are co-located in the Billgrantia tianxiuensis genome:
- a CDS encoding regulatory protein RecX — MPVRPEAEHASSPRDDAIRLLARREYSRAELAQRLSVRTHSPEAIDDCLDALAEAGLQSDARFAESFLRSRVTRGQGPLKIRAELERRGVERALIAAVLAEAEQESEVDWFELAREVLERRFSSPGDSPRERARRERFLASRGFDFEQIRHALERLGAAE, encoded by the coding sequence ATGCCTGTACGGCCCGAAGCCGAACATGCGTCGTCCCCGCGGGACGACGCCATCCGTCTGCTGGCCCGGCGTGAGTATTCGCGCGCCGAGCTGGCGCAGCGGCTATCGGTCCGAACCCACTCCCCCGAGGCGATCGACGACTGCCTCGATGCGTTGGCCGAGGCCGGTTTGCAGTCCGACGCCCGCTTCGCCGAGAGCTTTCTGCGCTCGCGGGTCACGCGTGGCCAGGGGCCGCTGAAGATCCGCGCCGAGCTGGAGCGGCGCGGTGTCGAGCGTGCCCTGATCGCGGCCGTGCTGGCCGAGGCCGAGCAGGAGAGCGAGGTCGACTGGTTCGAGCTTGCCCGCGAAGTGCTCGAGCGACGCTTCTCCAGCCCAGGCGACTCCCCCCGCGAACGCGCCCGGCGCGAGCGTTTCCTGGCCTCGCGCGGCTTCGACTTCGAGCAGATTCGTCACGCTCTGGAGCGACTCGGCGCCGCCGAATGA